One part of the Arabidopsis thaliana chromosome 1 sequence genome encodes these proteins:
- a CDS encoding histidine acid phosphatase family protein (histidine acid phosphatase family protein; FUNCTIONS IN: acid phosphatase activity; INVOLVED IN: biological_process unknown; LOCATED IN: plasma membrane; EXPRESSED IN: 25 plant structures; EXPRESSED DURING: 14 growth stages; CONTAINS InterPro DOMAIN/s: Histidine phosphatase superfamily, clade-2 (InterPro:IPR000560), Histidine acid phosphatase, eukaryotic (InterPro:IPR016274); Has 765 Blast hits to 755 proteins in 231 species: Archae - 0; Bacteria - 126; Metazoa - 192; Fungi - 356; Plants - 52; Viruses - 0; Other Eukaryotes - 39 (source: NCBI BLink).): MATKTVWIILLCLFVVSQADQGFDVRHHLSTVTRYSTSKDVTQNLIEGSNVPSECTPIHLNLVARHGTRSPTKKRLRELESLAGRFKELVRDAEARKLPSDKIPGWLGQWKSPWEGKVKGGELIRQGEDELYQLGIRVRERFPSLFEEDYHPDVYTIRATQIPRASASAVAFGMGLFSEKGNLGPGRNRAFAVTSENRASDTKLRFFECCQNYKSYRKAKEPAVDKLKEPVLNKITASVAKRYDLKFTKQDISSLWFLCKQEASLLNVTNQSCELFTPSEVALLEWTDDLEVFLLKGYGNSLNYKMGVPLLEDVLHSMEEAIKAREEKLPPGSYEKARLRFAHAETIVPFSCLLGLFLDGSEFEKIQKEKPLELPPQPPKTRDFRGSTMAPFGGNNILVLYSCPAESSPKYFVQVLHNEHPIAVPGCDGKDFCPLEDFKAKVVTPHLKHAFDNLCNADLNDLKQKPASSKLSILSSWLFGSSHDTEL; this comes from the exons ATGGCGACGAAGACTGTTTGGATCATACTGTTGTGTCTATTTGTTGTTTCCCAGGCAGATCAGGGTTTCGATGTTCGTCATCACCTCTCCACCGTCACCAG ATACTCTACTTCGAAAGATGTTACCCAAAATTTGATTGAAGGGTCGAATGTTCCTAGTGAGTGTACACCTATCCACCTTAACCTTGTG GCTAGGCATGGAACTCGTTCTCCGACCAAGAAACGATTGCGGGAATTGGAAAGTTTGGCTGGTAGGTTTAAGGAACTGGTAAGAGATGCAGAAGCTAGGAAATTGCCTTCAGACAAAATTCCTGGATGGTTGGGACAATGGAAATCTCCTTGGGAAGGAAAAGTGAAAGGTGGGGAGCTGATCAGGCAAGGGGAGGATGAGTTATACCAACTGGGAATTCGGGTTCGGGAACGGTTTCCTAGTTTGTTTGAAGAGGATTACCATCCTGATGTCTATACAATAAGAGCTACGCAG ATTCCTAGGGCATCTGCAAGTGCTGTAGCATTTGGAATGGGGTTATTCAGTGAGAAAGGAAATCTGGGACCAGGCCGTAATAGAGCATTCGCTGTCACTAGCGAAAACCGTGCCAGTGATacaaagttgagattttttgaATGTTGTCAAAACTACAAG AGCTATAGAAAAGCTAAAGAGCCTGCTGTGGATAAGCTCAAGGAACCTGTTCTGAATAAAATTACAGCTTCCGTTGCAAAGAGATATGATTTAAAATTCACGAAACAGgacatttcttctctctggtTTCTGTGCAAGCAG GAAGCATCATTGCTTAATGTAACTAATCAAAGTTGTGAACTTTTCACGCCATCAGAG GTTGCTTTGCTGGAATGGACAGATGATTTGGAAGTGTTTCTCCTCAAAGGTTATGGAAATTCCTTGAATTACAAAATGGGAGTTCCACTTCTAGAAGATGTTTTGCATTCAATGGAAGAAGCTATCAAGGCCCGGGAAG AAAAGCTCCCACCTGGAAGTTACGAAAAAGCAAGGCTTAGGTTTGCACATGCCGAAACAATAGTTCccttttcttgtcttcttggGCTTTTCCTTGATGGATCTG AGTTTGAGAAAATACAGAAGGAGAAACCTTTGGAACTCCCTCCACAGCCTCCCAAAACCAGGGATTTTAGAGGCAGCACCATGGCTCCTTTTGGTGGGAACAACATTCTTGTCCTATACAGTTGTCCCGCAGAATCCTCTCCCAAATACTTCGTTCAGGTTCTGCACAATGAGCATCCTATTGCAGTGCCA GGTTGTGATGGAAAAGATTTCTGTCCTCTTGAAGATTTCAAG GCCAAAGTGGTAACTCCTCATCTAAAGCATGCTTTTGACAACCTTTGCAATGCTGATCTAAATGACCTGAAACAGAAGCCTGCATCAAGTAAGTTATCTATACTGTCAAGTTGGCTGTTTGGGTCAAGCCACGATACCGAGCTCTAG